From Erigeron canadensis isolate Cc75 chromosome 5, C_canadensis_v1, whole genome shotgun sequence:
TTGTGTCTGCTTGGTGGCTTTTTGGCTGACACTTTTCTTGGCAGATTCAGAACCATTGTCATCTTCTCTTTTATTCAAACACTAGTAAGCCTTCCTATCTTACATACAGCAAGATGTATCTATAGTTTATTGTATGGCATTTGTATTTCTGCAAAATTATCCATATGGTCATTGTGAATTTGTGACTATATAAACCTCTTGGTTGTTGGGTCAGCTCGATTTTGCTAGAACGATCGTATCGTTGACTTATACTTTCTTGCAGAAATTTCTATACTTGATTAAATATCAGCAATATAAACAatgttttccttctttttttgcATATAATCTTACTTAGTCGATTTTGACTATGTTAGGGTACTGGCACGCTAGCACTATCGACCAAATTGCCAGGGCTTAGGCCGCCACCGTGCCACTCCAATgaagactgcaaagaagcaaaTGGACTGCAAATGGGAATTCTTTACCTTGCTTTGTATCTCATTGCACTTGGGACAGGTGGGCTGAAATCAAGTGTCTCAGGGTTTGGGACCGACCAGTTTGATGAAAACGACGAAGCTGAAAAGACACAGATGGCCTATTTCTTTAATAGGTTCTTCTTTTTCATCAGTCTGGGTACACTGACGGCAGTTACAGTGCTTGTGTATATACAAGATGAAATTGGTAGAAGTATAGCATATGGAATTTGTACGATCTCAATGTTCATCGCTATCTTAGTCATCTTGTCTGGGACTAAACGATACCGTTACAAGAAGAGTGCAGGAAGCCCTATTGTCAACATTTTTCAAGTACTTGTTGTTGCTGTAAAAAAGAGGAAGATGGATCTTCCTTATGACTATGGCATGTTGCACGAAACATCTTCTGACAGTTCAAGAATCCGTCATACAGATCAGTTTCGGTAAAATTTCATTTAACTTCATTGTTGAACTAGAGGTTTCAATATGGGTGGGTCAAACAGTGGGCGCAAGATGAAATGGTTTATCTTTTGGTATGGGTCAAGACGGGCTGGTTGGGTTGCTTGACCCGCAAACTCTAAACCATCAATTTGTTTAACCCTTTTCCTTATAGCAAATTTTCATTTGAACATTTTTCTCTTCTTGTAGCTGCTTGGACAAGGCTGCGATCGTAGCAGAAGGAGATTTTGTCAAATATGGTTCGGGTTCTGCCCCAAACCCATGGAAGCTATGCACGGTGACAAGGGTTGAAGAAGTGAAAATGATGATCAGGTTGTTACCCGTATGGGCCACAACTATACTATTCTGGACGGCATACGCTCAGATGATCACTTTTTCTGTACAGCAAGCGTCTACCATGGAACGATCCGTTGGAGGGTTCAAAATCCCTGCAGGATCCCTCACTGTCTTTTTTGTGCTTGCCATATTACTTACTTGCGCCGTTTATGACACTTTGATCATCCCATTTTGGAAGAAATGGAAAGGAACACCAGGTATAATATAGCTCAATCGATATGACTGTTACTTAAAGTTTACGCAACtcttaaaagtgtaaagttttcCCCCGATAACAGGTTTCACCGACCTACAAAGAATGGCATTAGGCTTGATCCTTTCAACATTCGGAATGGGAGCAGCCGCACTGGTTGAAATGAAGCGGTTATCAGTGGGCAAATCCGTAGGTGAAGTACCCTCGGGAAGTACCTTACCTATAAGCGTTTTCTTGCTCATCCCACAGTTCTTCTTGGTGGGTTCCGGTGAGGCATTTATATATACTGGCCAGCTAGATTTCTTCATCACAAGGTCGCCAAAAAGCATGAAAACAATGAGCACTGGGCTATTTTTGACAACACTTGCACTCGGGTTTTTTATGAGCAGCTTTCTGGTGTCGGTAGTGAAGAAGGTAACTGGAAGCCATGGTGGAGAAGGTTGGCTTGCCGATGACATAGATCACGGACGACTAGACCTCTTCTATGCCCTGTTGGCAATTTTGGGTGTGATAAACTTTGTAGTTTATCTGATTGTTGCAGCTTGGAACAAGAAAGATGATAAGGCGACGGAAATGGTAGAAGTGGTTTGATTAGTAATCCTTAAATTAGATTGTGtgttttcttgtttatattCTCGTCGCGTCCCCTGTAATGTTTAAAGAAAGCCGTATGGAGTTTGCTTTAGTGAATAGAGTGGTGTTTCATATACGCAGCAAGCGAAGTTCAAGCTCAACCTCATTGAACATTGTTTAGCTAAGCTTGATGATATTAATCTTGTCGGACTTGAATGGCTCGAAAACATCCATTACTCGAATAGCTTTGTTAATATTGTCTCAACCCGAATGACTCAGCATTTGAAAACACTGAAGAGTGTTTACAATTTAGTGCTGCATTTGAGTATGAAGCCCGGCCCAGATCAGTTAGGCTAATCCGATAAGGCCCAGTTAACTTCGCGCTACGATACCAAATTATACACTGAAAACGCAGCCATAAAACTTACTAGTCCTGGCAAGGCCCAACGgcttttactttttaaagaAAGTGTCAGCTGGGGCCCAAATGATTATTGAATACTGTTTAGCTCAAAAATGTGCTAAATCAAATATGTTGCCGTGTTGTTGGAACAGATTTCTAACGTGTTGCTAAGATAACTAGTACGATTGGGGCATATTGATGTTGCCATTGGACATGGCCACATCAGAAAAAGTATTCACATTATCACCAATGAGTTTAAAACATACAACGCTTTCGTAATCGCCTAATTGGGCCACTTCTCATACTAATATACTATCAAGCCAAAAGCCATTtgcttataagttataaccagTATCATACTTCTCTTTTATTTTGTCGATCCATATTAATATTTGCACACCCTTAAGTGCTTGTCTCTTGAGGAGTCACCCGTATCCTCATACTCTTGCATCTGTCATGACTGCAAGAACATCAAGTCCATATGCATTCACAACTCAATGAACCCGGATGACAAAAATACAGAATAATGTAAGATTATAAGTTGGAACAGATGTTTTTCTGTGATTGGGGCCTATCGCCTATGTCTCAACTCTACGGGAGTATGGGTCCTGTAAATTGacatttgatctttgtttgGGCCCAAATATATCAGAGGACAACATATCATAGTTTGTAGTACTTTGGCCCACACTAATTTATCATCGTCAACAAGATCATGTGAATGCATCAATGTTATGCATCAATGTTATGTTCTTTCAAAAGCTATACAACATATCATAGCTTATCGGTGTTTAATGTCACCATTTTTACCAAAAACTAGCTCGAGCAGATAAAATCGTTGAAGCCCGTGATAGCCCGGTCCTAATGGTCAAAAAGATAAGCCATATGGGTGAAAATGGGATCCTTCCAACTCACGATCATTTTCTAGCAACGTTTCTG
This genomic window contains:
- the LOC122599187 gene encoding protein NRT1/ PTR FAMILY 6.2; the protein is MDGKMSGTVADAVNYKGFPADRLKTGGWVPAALILGIEIVERLSTMGIAVNLVTYLGDTMHLPSSNSANVVTDFLGTSFLLCLLGGFLADTFLGRFRTIVIFSFIQTLGTGTLALSTKLPGLRPPPCHSNEDCKEANGLQMGILYLALYLIALGTGGLKSSVSGFGTDQFDENDEAEKTQMAYFFNRFFFFISLGTLTAVTVLVYIQDEIGRSIAYGICTISMFIAILVILSGTKRYRYKKSAGSPIVNIFQVLVVAVKKRKMDLPYDYGMLHETSSDSSRIRHTDQFRCLDKAAIVAEGDFVKYGSGSAPNPWKLCTVTRVEEVKMMIRLLPVWATTILFWTAYAQMITFSVQQASTMERSVGGFKIPAGSLTVFFVLAILLTCAVYDTLIIPFWKKWKGTPGFTDLQRMALGLILSTFGMGAAALVEMKRLSVGKSVGEVPSGSTLPISVFLLIPQFFLVGSGEAFIYTGQLDFFITRSPKSMKTMSTGLFLTTLALGFFMSSFLVSVVKKVTGSHGGEGWLADDIDHGRLDLFYALLAILGVINFVVYLIVAAWNKKDDKATEMVEVV